The following proteins are encoded in a genomic region of Parus major isolate Abel chromosome 18, Parus_major1.1, whole genome shotgun sequence:
- the SMIM5 gene encoding small integral membrane protein 5 yields the protein MSSEGFLKEVQAIGEKFLLKLQKLPKAEPVEIVSFSVVLLFIVTVLVLMIIACSCCCSSCCGCDGHPDSRHRKSQVRPAAHS from the exons ATGTCTTCTGAAGGTTTTCTAAAGGAAGTTCAAGCCATTGGTGAGAAGTTTCTCCTTAAGCTCCAGAAACTGCCCAAGGCTGAGCCAGTGGAGATTGTCAGCTTTTCTGTGGTTCTTCTGTTTATTG ttACTGTGCTGGTGCTCATGATCATTGCCTGCagttgctgctgctccagctgctgtggctgtgatgGACACCCTGACTCCAGACACAGGAAGAGCCAAGTCCGCCCAGCTGCCCATTCATGA